The Atribacteraceae bacterium genome has a window encoding:
- a CDS encoding ABC transporter ATP-binding protein: MVIDKDKPAPAVEMVQITRRFPGILANDRVNFSVAQGEIHGLLGENGAGKSVLMSILYGLCRPTSGEVLIHGRLVSIASPTEAIALKIGMVHQHFMLISNMTVAENVVLGFEPDGFFLKRKEIERRVAQFAAEAKLQVDPTEMVERLAVGARQRVEILKTLYRRVEILILDEPTAVLTPQETEDLFTTMRTLRNQGKTIIFIAHKLKEIMAICDRMTVLRRGKLVGTVTAASTSESELAEMMVGSAVIPATRTGQAKIGEPVLRVQCLTADGECGQCAFDGVSFELRAGEILGIAGVEGNGQTELVEVLTGLRKPTGGKIFLRGADLTGMSPRTALDHEIRHIPEDRHKRGIVQGFSVKENLILDDHDRPPFKGRFSLLRERLIRTFADRQIEEFQVQTPSRDTLVSSLSGGNQQRLVVARIYGHGKEPSLVVAAQPTRGLDVQAMCYVHQKLIDLSDQGAAVLLVSADLEEVMAISDRVLVIHKGKLSETSDSPSRQELGMLMAGGRG, from the coding sequence ATGGTAATAGATAAAGATAAACCAGCGCCGGCAGTTGAGATGGTACAGATCACCAGGCGCTTCCCTGGAATATTGGCTAATGATCGGGTGAATTTTTCCGTTGCCCAAGGGGAAATCCACGGACTGCTCGGGGAGAACGGTGCCGGCAAGAGCGTGCTGATGAGTATCTTGTACGGGCTATGCCGGCCCACATCCGGAGAGGTGCTGATCCACGGTCGGCTGGTATCCATCGCCAGCCCGACTGAGGCGATTGCCCTCAAGATCGGCATGGTGCATCAGCACTTCATGCTCATCTCCAATATGACCGTCGCGGAAAACGTTGTTCTTGGGTTCGAACCAGACGGGTTTTTCTTGAAGCGCAAAGAGATCGAAAGACGGGTGGCGCAATTCGCCGCAGAGGCAAAGTTGCAGGTTGACCCGACAGAGATGGTCGAACGTCTGGCGGTCGGAGCGCGGCAACGGGTGGAGATCCTGAAGACTCTCTACCGCCGGGTGGAGATCCTGATCCTCGATGAACCGACCGCTGTTCTCACCCCGCAGGAGACTGAGGACCTGTTCACCACGATGCGCACGCTGCGTAACCAGGGGAAGACGATCATCTTTATTGCCCACAAGCTGAAAGAGATCATGGCAATCTGCGATCGAATGACCGTTCTGCGCCGAGGGAAGCTTGTTGGCACGGTCACCGCCGCTTCGACCAGCGAATCCGAGCTGGCGGAGATGATGGTCGGGTCGGCGGTGATCCCGGCGACCCGCACCGGGCAGGCAAAGATTGGGGAACCGGTCTTACGGGTGCAGTGCCTGACCGCAGATGGCGAATGCGGGCAATGCGCGTTTGATGGAGTGAGCTTCGAACTGCGGGCAGGCGAGATCCTTGGGATCGCCGGAGTGGAGGGAAACGGGCAGACGGAGCTGGTGGAGGTTCTCACCGGGCTGCGTAAGCCGACCGGGGGCAAGATTTTTTTGCGTGGTGCCGACCTTACCGGGATGTCCCCCCGTACCGCGCTTGATCACGAAATCAGGCACATCCCTGAGGATAGACACAAACGGGGGATAGTCCAGGGTTTTTCAGTGAAGGAGAACCTGATCCTGGATGACCATGACCGCCCCCCGTTCAAGGGGAGATTCTCCCTATTGCGGGAGCGCTTGATCAGGACGTTCGCTGACCGGCAGATCGAGGAGTTTCAGGTTCAGACGCCGAGCCGGGATACGCTGGTCAGTTCCCTCTCCGGTGGGAACCAGCAGCGGCTCGTTGTAGCGCGCATCTATGGGCATGGGAAGGAGCCATCGCTCGTCGTTGCCGCTCAGCCGACCCGCGGATTGGACGTGCAGGCGATGTGCTATGTCCATCAGAAACTGATCGATCTCTCCGATCAGGGGGCTGCTGTTCTCCTTGTCTCCGCCGACCTGGAGGAAGTGATGGCGATCAGCGACCGCGTCCTGGTAATCCACAAGGGTAAGCTCAGTGAGACGAGCGACAGCCCGAGCCGACAGGAGCTGGGTATGCTGATGGCGGGAGGGAGAGGATGA
- a CDS encoding BMP family ABC transporter substrate-binding protein, producing MKRKSLVITLLIVSLLLVTMTGFTAYAARDRAAIVLSIGGLGDKSFNDFTFAGFRKAVEALGVPLDYVEPLAIADFEMLLREYALTGDYKVIFAVGFLQRDALAIVAPEFPEQKFIILDAVVDEPNVASLIFRENEGSFLTGVVAGMMTETGRVGFVGGMDVPIIRRFQSGFQAGVSWVNPAAVVDVTYVGSFGDPAAGKEHALAQYAAGVDIIFAPAGKTNLGVFEAAVALDKLAIGVDVDQAHIAPAHIVASSIKGLETAAYWKTRAALEGRFEQGIHEFGLIEQVAGICFLVPDVERVSTVYLPETVRAQVIGARQKIIDGLIIVPDEDDI from the coding sequence ATGAAGAGGAAAAGTTTAGTCATTACGCTGTTAATAGTCAGCTTGCTGCTGGTAACGATGACCGGATTCACCGCCTATGCGGCGAGAGATCGGGCTGCAATCGTATTATCAATCGGTGGCCTTGGCGATAAGTCGTTCAACGACTTTACTTTTGCCGGATTCCGTAAGGCTGTGGAAGCGCTGGGTGTGCCCCTTGACTATGTCGAGCCGCTGGCGATCGCAGACTTTGAGATGTTACTGCGTGAATATGCTCTAACCGGCGATTACAAAGTCATCTTTGCTGTCGGGTTCCTGCAAAGGGACGCGCTTGCCATAGTAGCGCCGGAATTTCCCGAGCAGAAGTTCATCATCCTGGATGCAGTGGTTGACGAGCCAAACGTTGCCTCATTGATTTTCCGCGAGAATGAGGGTTCCTTCCTTACCGGGGTAGTTGCCGGGATGATGACCGAAACCGGCCGAGTTGGATTTGTCGGCGGGATGGATGTGCCGATCATCCGCCGCTTCCAATCCGGTTTTCAAGCCGGGGTGTCTTGGGTCAACCCCGCTGCTGTCGTTGATGTAACCTACGTAGGATCGTTCGGCGACCCGGCAGCTGGCAAAGAACATGCCTTGGCCCAGTACGCAGCCGGAGTCGATATTATTTTCGCTCCAGCCGGCAAGACGAATTTGGGAGTCTTTGAAGCTGCGGTAGCGCTCGATAAACTCGCTATCGGAGTCGATGTCGATCAGGCCCATATAGCGCCTGCGCACATTGTCGCCAGCTCGATCAAAGGGCTCGAAACTGCGGCCTACTGGAAGACGCGCGCTGCGCTGGAAGGCAGATTCGAACAGGGGATACATGAATTTGGTCTCATTGAGCAGGTGGCCGGAATATGTTTCTTGGTGCCGGATGTTGAGCGAGTAAGCACGGTATACTTACCGGAAACAGTGCGGGCGCAGGTGATCGGTGCGCGGCAGAAGATCATCGATGGCCTGATTATCGTCCCTGATGAGGATGATATCTAA
- a CDS encoding ABC transporter permease, which translates to MGAIWDILNLALLAATIRMATPLILTAIGGVFTERSGVTNIGMEGMMLFGAFFGVLASYWTGSPWWGMVGGVAAGGVAGAIHALLAIKYSANQIVSALGINVLALGLTPYLSAITWGSRGASDEVAGLPRWEIPLIREIPVISEILGPHAPTVFLMVAIVVVAQIVLFKTKWGLRVRAVGEFARAAATAGVPVQQTRYICVVISGILSGLAGVHLALGHLAMFSWGMTGGRGFIALAVMIFGNWRPYRTLAAGLVFGFADALQIRLQGLGVPVQFMQMIPYLVTIAVLAGVMGRSRPPADIGKPYEAG; encoded by the coding sequence ATGGGCGCAATCTGGGATATTCTTAACCTTGCTCTGCTCGCCGCGACGATACGGATGGCGACCCCGCTGATCTTGACCGCAATCGGTGGGGTGTTCACCGAGCGATCTGGAGTAACCAATATCGGCATGGAAGGCATGATGCTCTTCGGTGCCTTCTTCGGCGTATTGGCCAGTTATTGGACCGGTTCTCCTTGGTGGGGAATGGTGGGTGGGGTGGCCGCCGGCGGGGTAGCGGGTGCAATCCATGCCCTCCTGGCAATCAAATACAGCGCCAATCAGATCGTGAGCGCGCTGGGGATCAATGTCCTCGCTTTAGGGCTCACCCCGTACCTGTCCGCCATTACCTGGGGTTCGCGGGGAGCCTCTGATGAGGTCGCTGGGTTACCCCGTTGGGAGATCCCGCTCATCCGGGAGATCCCGGTGATTAGCGAAATCTTGGGGCCGCACGCACCGACCGTGTTCTTGATGGTAGCGATCGTTGTCGTTGCCCAGATCGTCCTGTTCAAGACGAAATGGGGGTTGCGGGTACGCGCGGTTGGCGAGTTCGCCCGGGCGGCGGCGACCGCGGGGGTACCGGTCCAGCAGACGCGCTACATCTGTGTGGTTATCAGCGGGATCTTGTCTGGTTTAGCCGGTGTCCATCTTGCATTGGGCCATCTCGCTATGTTCTCGTGGGGGATGACCGGTGGGCGGGGGTTCATCGCGCTGGCGGTGATGATCTTCGGCAACTGGCGCCCGTACCGCACCTTGGCGGCCGGACTTGTATTCGGGTTTGCCGATGCGCTTCAGATCAGGCTACAAGGGTTAGGCGTGCCCGTGCAGTTCATGCAGATGATCCCCTATCTGGTCACGATCGCGGTCTTGGCCGGCGTGATGGGCCGTTCACGACCACCCGCTGATATCGGAAAACCGTACGAAGCCGGATAG
- a CDS encoding BMP family ABC transporter substrate-binding protein — MDRSSVGSRPGAWPERYRPNLDVTVEVSYVESFRDPAGDKEYALAHYVRGMNTIFALVGKTNRGVFNAAVEFGRIVIGVEVDQAPLTLRIS, encoded by the coding sequence ATGGATCGATCATCTGTCGGTTCCAGGCCGGGTGCCTGGCCGGAGCGATATAGACCCAACCTTGATGTCACGGTCGAAGTGAGCTATGTAGAGTCGTTCCGTGATCCCGCTGGCGATAAGGAGTATGCGCTCGCTCATTACGTTCGCGGAATGAATACCATCTTCGCGCTGGTCGGCAAGACAAACCGCGGTGTTTTCAATGCCGCGGTAGAGTTTGGTAGGATCGTCATTGGTGTCGAAGTCGATCAGGCTCCTCTCACCCTGCGTATCTCATAG
- a CDS encoding ABC transporter permease: protein MLAKVIAPLRSILPEIVAVCAAFMVGAIVLWVTGHPIGDTFYRLFHGAFGTRNAIGTTLTRATPLVFTGLAFSIAFQCGLFNIGAEGQLQVGAFAAAWVGFALPAMPPFVHIPLAFAAAALAGVLWALIPGVLRAKRGVHEVVTTMMLAHVGILLTRYFVFGPFKAPGLIPHTERIASTVQLARIMPPTQLSTALFIALFCAFAVYLFLWKTSLGYGIRAAGLNPTAAEAGGVPITYSIILSLLLSGGLAGLGGAGEVLGVFHRFIDGFSPGYGWDGIAVGLLGRLHPIGIVLSALLFGALRVGGIAIDRTTDVPLDIAVVLQAMVILFIAAPKLLKFIRKRK from the coding sequence TTGCTTGCGAAAGTGATCGCGCCGCTGCGCTCGATCCTGCCGGAGATTGTGGCTGTATGCGCCGCTTTCATGGTTGGAGCGATCGTATTGTGGGTAACCGGCCATCCGATCGGGGACACCTTCTATCGCCTCTTCCACGGTGCGTTCGGAACCAGAAACGCGATCGGGACGACCCTCACCCGCGCTACCCCCCTGGTCTTCACCGGGCTCGCGTTCTCAATCGCCTTCCAGTGTGGTCTGTTCAACATCGGTGCCGAAGGGCAGCTCCAGGTTGGTGCGTTTGCCGCCGCGTGGGTCGGGTTTGCCTTGCCGGCGATGCCACCCTTCGTCCATATTCCCCTCGCCTTTGCCGCGGCCGCTCTGGCCGGTGTTCTCTGGGCGCTGATCCCCGGTGTCCTCAGGGCGAAGCGCGGGGTACACGAGGTGGTAACGACGATGATGCTCGCTCATGTGGGGATCTTGTTGACCCGTTATTTCGTGTTCGGCCCGTTCAAGGCGCCCGGATTGATACCCCACACCGAGAGGATCGCTTCCACGGTACAATTGGCGAGGATCATGCCGCCGACACAGCTTTCGACCGCGTTATTCATAGCCCTGTTCTGTGCCTTTGCCGTCTACCTGTTCCTGTGGAAAACATCGCTCGGTTATGGAATAAGGGCAGCCGGATTGAATCCGACCGCGGCGGAGGCTGGCGGAGTGCCTATCACATATTCGATCATTCTGTCTCTCCTCCTGAGCGGAGGCCTCGCCGGGCTCGGCGGGGCGGGGGAGGTCCTTGGTGTCTTCCATCGGTTCATCGACGGATTTTCCCCTGGCTATGGTTGGGACGGGATCGCGGTCGGCCTGCTGGGCAGACTGCACCCGATCGGCATCGTCCTCTCTGCGCTCCTGTTCGGAGCGCTGCGTGTCGGAGGGATAGCGATTGATCGAACGACCGATGTGCCGCTCGATATTGCGGTTGTCCTGCAGGCGATGGTCATTCTGTTCATCGCTGCTCCGAAATTGCTGAAGTTCATTCGGAAAAGGAAATAG